A single genomic interval of Aureliella helgolandensis harbors:
- a CDS encoding YqaE/Pmp3 family membrane protein — MDFIRLLLAFLVPPVAVYLQFGVGKQFWWNCLLTLLGFVPGVLHAVYIMASRPPGLTRL; from the coding sequence ATGGACTTCATACGGCTGCTCCTCGCCTTCCTAGTACCGCCAGTCGCGGTGTATTTGCAATTCGGAGTTGGAAAGCAATTTTGGTGGAACTGCTTGCTTACGCTTCTAGGCTTCGTGCCCGGCGTCCTGCACGCTGTGTACATCATGGCCTCGCGTCCTCCAGGCTTAACGCGTCTGTAA
- a CDS encoding RNA polymerase sigma factor, with protein sequence MVEFPETRESLLLRVRDPRDQEAWAQFVSIYRPIAYRLARLRGLQDADAEELAQQVMLAVSKKIGTWSRSSPDVRFHYWLRRVITNAIHNAISRQPKDLASGGSMAVDLLQGLADTNAGDHRNEQAVLENAEMELAYRRQLVRRAAEIVRARADRVTWQAFVLTTLQGQSAKTAASSLGCSVGSIYAARSRVVRRLRDAVRTLEEQFDATKLE encoded by the coding sequence TTGGTCGAATTCCCTGAAACCCGTGAAAGCCTGCTCCTCCGCGTGCGAGATCCACGCGACCAGGAAGCATGGGCACAGTTCGTAAGCATCTACCGCCCCATCGCCTATCGTCTCGCACGGCTGAGAGGCCTGCAAGACGCAGATGCTGAAGAGTTGGCTCAGCAAGTCATGCTGGCGGTCTCCAAAAAAATCGGCACCTGGAGCCGTTCTTCCCCCGACGTTCGCTTTCACTACTGGTTGAGGCGTGTCATCACCAATGCAATTCACAATGCTATCTCCCGTCAGCCGAAAGATCTCGCTTCAGGCGGTTCGATGGCTGTTGACCTATTGCAGGGCCTTGCGGATACCAATGCCGGAGACCACCGGAACGAGCAAGCAGTGTTGGAGAACGCCGAGATGGAACTCGCTTACCGTCGACAACTGGTCCGTCGCGCTGCGGAAATTGTGCGCGCGAGAGCGGATCGCGTCACATGGCAAGCATTTGTGCTCACAACACTCCAGGGCCAATCCGCGAAGACTGCCGCCAGTAGTCTAGGCTGTTCGGTAGGCAGTATCTACGCAGCACGTAGCCGTGTCGTCCGGCGACTCCGCGACGCCGTCCGTACTTTGGAGGAGCAGTTTGATGCCACGAAACTCGAGTAG